Sequence from the Metopolophium dirhodum isolate CAU chromosome 2, ASM1992520v1, whole genome shotgun sequence genome:
aatttttttattattttaaaagccgCTAGTATAGGTACAGCTAACTATGCAGATAACtcagacaaaatatttaaaactgcaaaatatatgtaaattagaAGTGTAGTTCTGCGGGGAACGAGTCAAGGAAAAGCTCACCTCCAAATTCCAaacttttccaaaaaaaaaaaccattactttaaataaatgtctattaacataatttctacctgattatattattttaagaacttGTATCAGTTGCTTGAATAAATCTCtcctcaattaaaaaatatctgtttACTCAACCGATCAAATTATACGTATCAGGGGCCGTAATCCCCCAAGatcatatttctaaaaaattgtacatttttgtaaaaataaacatattatagtttccTGAAAGTCATGACTTAGCCCAACCAATACAAATCTCTGGAGTCTCCCCTGACACATAaggtgttgaaaataataaaaattgtttccaACATTCCTGTTaagaataatatgtaagtacctttTATTTGCTTCGAAGTAAGTGCACAGCAGAGTTATGTCGTCTCTGGGGTTGCAGTGACGGCGCCCGTACAACACATCGACCAGTTTTCCGGTACGCGAAGTAAAATTCGGCTTTTCCAAAAAACGAGTCTTGTCGGCGGATGGCTTGGGTCTTCTCCATTTCGGAGAGCCTTTTGCTTTCGGAATATCCTGATTCATAGATACGGATTCACTATACGGCATAACTGTGTTTAACGAAGACAATTTGTATGTTTGTGTTGGCTCAGAAAAATTCGGCTTTTCCGTAAAACTAGTCTTGACGGCGGACGGCTTAGGTCTTCTCCATTTCGGAGAGCCTTTTGGTTTCGGAATATTCCGATTCATAGATACGGATTCACTATACGGCATAACTGTGTTTAGCGAAGACAATTTGTGTGTTCGTGTTGGCTCAGTTTCGTTCGTAGTTTCAATATCTGCAGCGGGTTTATGCGCggcgtaaaaataataacaataatgtcaaaataacgtaaataaataatgatataggtgGCGGTCGCCATGCACGCACGATATATAATGACAACCCAACAACCGTGGCGCGCATTTAgccagtattaatattttaaccgtaAAAGTGTAAggctagaatattataataatgtatcattgtattaaatattaatgcgataggtactataataattcatagaTTTATGAACAAATGTACAGTCATATATAAAAGatgtgaatattattgtaattagagTACCTAATACATACTCAAATCGAATAATTTATGAGGAATACCTCGTGCCTATATCCAAGATTTTTACTTGCAAACAATGAAACAAATAGGTACTAGCTTACATAAACTATGAATCGAAAAAATCTATAGcacatttcaaatgtctataaaaagaaccaaaataggtaggtattttgaaCAAATATCATCTATATTGAGAGTATAAGTGAAGTGTCCAGCTACAGTGCtactttataggtacctacctatattctttATAGTACCCTACTatgctaatatataatatacctaatattatacataaaaaatgtcaacCAGTATGCGGAATTATtgctcacatattataattataatatgtgtaaattatattatgtaaacctaattaaatttaacctacacattttgtaattataaaaacaaaatattattctttatttaataatttatttgtaatcatatttcaataaaagGTTTTATCCAAAGGCATAGAGTACAGgcgcaattaaattaaataccaaaTACGTAGatacaaatatgcaaataaactaattaataatattataatggtagtaGTACAGAgtggatttttttgttattgattatctacatacctacattataatttttttttcgacatcAACAAAAACCAATGGGCGTGAATTTTAAATGGACCATCTCTTCTGATGTCATATCTTCCAGGATTCCttgaattaaagttattaaatctTCGCAGATACAGTTTCAAGCGTTTAAACCCAACATTAATTCTATATTCAATACCAACGCTTCCAATTTGCGACAACCTATTTTACATGGAGCTTGTTTAAGTAATTGTTCCGTTTTGTGtgggtattattaaattaatagaatagaTTGTATTGGTTGCGTACCGGATTTATTTAATCAGATTATACAAGGTACTAAAAATCTTGCAAGTATACTtactcaaaagaaaaaaatcacaaaaaagtatttcaaaaaattataacttaaaaagcAAAACAAAACTGCATGcattttattgtaagtataataataaaatggcaTATAGCTGATGTAACTTCGTCTTagaccaatataataaaaacgcgAATGCCTACAAATTcgaactttaatattataatagtgttcagtgttataaattatgtcaaacgataataaaataacaatatgcattatttactaatatacatattatgtaatactgttattactataaaatagttataacacttataaccaatatggcaatatccaagtacaaatgtacaatcattacaaatttttatttatttatcttatgattgttatttaaataacggCGGGAATTATTATCATAGATATATAGAACTGTGTATATATACatctatgattattataaattttgaggattaaataataaataatataaggacTATGGAGGAAATCCAATATTTATCTAGAGACAATGTCATTGTCAGTTTGTTTTGTCACATaaccagtatattattattttgaaattactcAATAGTCAATAGCTACTTATTAGTTAGTTAGTTACTAGTTTGGTAGTTAATAGTTATGGGTCGTGTCGTTCCTTCATTATAATACGGTTTTGtagcaaaattataaaattatcgttattattattattagcgtgTAAtggtattacaaattacaatgagaGTTATTTCTATCACCGTTTTGGTTTTGTGTTTATCTAGTGAGTATACCCTAAAATGTTCTGAAGACGACTTTGTCGATCCGTTGGATATGCTCAACTACGATAGGTCGTCGAAATCAATGAAAATTCCTACACCAAAAACAATGGCTAATGAACCCGTTCAAAATGAACGTTGTACAGTCTATCTTTCAAGATTCATCAACATACTGTTAATAAACACTGGACTATCTGTAAGtgtgtatattcaaattaataaataaatatttattatttatccgtacataatatactctaaagAATTGCTCGTGAACAGTGTTGTATTCTATTTGATTTTGTGACTCTTTTTTAGAACACTGATCAAGTGTCAAACAATGGCGAAAACAAAGAGCTGAAGTTATACACATCATCTGTGCGACCCTCAGTGTTCACTGTTCACTacctaaattgtaaatatacacCTACCGTCATTCCTTTATCAGTTTTAGGACAGTGTTTTCTAGTGTTTTCGTTTTGTAAATTGAATCTTCGAGAACTTTCCATGGTAAATTAAATGGctttgtgtttttattaaatccAATTTCTGGATCCCATGCAGTGTTTGTTGCATTTGTTATAATATCTGCTTTAGTATGATTCAAATTCGATAATCTATACATACGATGCAtaaagcatataataatatattagtgatcgttatcgagtTTCGACGTTAAGACAATCGGCATACGTtagccaacaatttaattttgaagaaaatctcaaaatagaattataaaatatatacctctCTATAAtacttgtagttatatattataattcaaaatgaaagaagtatgcatatgaaaaaaataacataagtgattaaataagaatttttcttttattttgaactaaaaaaggaactcgttcatttttcaaaggaacgaattctttttataaggaacttgtAAAACACTGCCTAAatgctatattaaaatatcacagaacatttttttttcatcaacagTTCAAGTAAAAATGATAGTTGGAAGAAACctcctaaataaataaatctaatcAAATTGGTATGTTTAGAATGTAACAGTCTTAcacaaataaacttttttttatgtgtaatatttaatgaatttttaaaatttacaaataaaatgataaaggtAGGTACTGgaatgtaatattttgaatatcataaatatcgatttatttttaatattaatgataagttctttatttcttattttttatactacttatttacttttaatgcaatcacattaaaaaaaacaaatatataaatggaTATGTGAATAACGTTAAGTCATAAAACACaatcttatatttatacaaaatctagCAAATTTGCTAGGtgttctattaattattaatatataataaatatatcgctATGACGCATAGTGTATTACAATAGATTATGATTGCAATTATTAATCAGAACAAAGTTACTATCTCAAATTGCTAATTGGGTATTATCGTATATTGTAGAAagtcgtcaatataatattatttaatatataatatgtaatatagacgggaatattttaagctataaattattgacataggtcaagccagtagggttaaaattctggggggctaacaaaattgtttatttcaaataactcATGAGGGGCTTATATCTAAACCAATAAGGGAtaattgtggggggggggggggggctaagcccccctctAGATGCGCCAATGCCAGTGAAGCAATATGTGCCGAGGTGACTactacatattttactttataccatcaccgtacgcgcaggcacgggcAGTCGctttgtcgctgagtgattcgatGAGAACGTAGGTACGACGATTATAC
This genomic interval carries:
- the LOC132939595 gene encoding uncharacterized protein LOC132939595, with protein sequence MVLQITMRVISITVLVLCLSSEYTLKCSEDDFVDPLDMLNYDRSSKSMKIPTPKTMANEPVQNERCTVYLSRFINILLINTGLSNTDQVSNNGENKELKLYTSSVRPSVFTVHYLNCKYTPTVIPLSVLGQCFLVFSFCKLNLRELSMVN